From Paenibacillus graminis, a single genomic window includes:
- a CDS encoding iron-containing alcohol dehydrogenase has product MSTHVYYVPSTNIMGKGCLKEIGPYIQELKLKKALVVTDKFLVKSGIAGKLLAVLDEAGIEYSLYDEVKPNPTCKNVHDGVAFLNAQGCDYLISIGGGSPQDTAKAIGIIATNGGHIKDYEGVHKSKNKSLPIIAVNTTAGTSAEVTINYVITDEERKVKMVMVDKNSIATISVNDPELMIDKPAALTAATGMDALTHAIEALVTPGAYPVTDATALAAVELIFANLARTVKNGHDIEAREQMVYAIFLGGLAFNNAGLGYVHAMAHQLGGVYDLPHGVCNAMLLPYVEEENAKHVPEKFRSIAKAIGLQIEGKSDKECAEFVIESIKALSKEVGIPSKLSELGVNEVDLDLLAENSMKDACAPGNPFIPTKEEVIALFLKIL; this is encoded by the coding sequence ATGAGTACTCATGTCTATTATGTTCCGTCCACCAACATTATGGGAAAAGGCTGTCTGAAGGAGATTGGGCCTTACATTCAGGAATTGAAGCTGAAGAAGGCGCTTGTGGTCACCGACAAATTTCTGGTCAAGAGCGGCATAGCCGGCAAACTGCTGGCAGTACTGGATGAAGCGGGAATAGAATATTCTCTCTATGATGAAGTCAAACCGAACCCTACGTGTAAAAATGTCCATGACGGCGTAGCTTTCCTGAATGCGCAGGGCTGCGATTATCTGATCTCCATCGGCGGCGGTTCGCCGCAGGATACAGCGAAGGCCATCGGGATTATCGCCACCAACGGCGGGCATATCAAAGACTATGAAGGCGTGCACAAATCCAAAAATAAATCACTGCCGATAATAGCGGTTAATACAACCGCCGGCACCTCCGCCGAAGTCACTATCAACTACGTCATCACAGATGAAGAACGCAAAGTGAAGATGGTTATGGTTGATAAAAACAGCATCGCCACCATTTCGGTCAATGATCCCGAGCTGATGATCGACAAACCGGCCGCCCTTACCGCGGCTACCGGGATGGATGCGCTGACCCATGCCATCGAAGCCCTGGTTACACCCGGAGCCTATCCGGTAACCGATGCAACCGCGCTGGCTGCGGTGGAGCTGATCTTCGCGAATCTGGCCCGGACGGTAAAGAACGGCCATGATATTGAAGCCCGGGAGCAAATGGTGTATGCCATTTTCCTCGGAGGGCTGGCATTCAACAATGCCGGACTTGGCTACGTGCATGCGATGGCCCATCAGCTTGGCGGCGTATACGATCTGCCGCATGGTGTATGCAATGCGATGCTGCTGCCTTACGTGGAAGAAGAAAATGCGAAGCATGTGCCGGAGAAATTCAGAAGCATTGCCAAGGCCATTGGACTCCAGATTGAAGGGAAAAGCGATAAGGAATGTGCTGAATTCGTGATTGAATCGATCAAAGCACTTTCCAAGGAAGTGGGCATTCCGTCCAAATTGTCTGAGCTTGGTGTAAATGAGGTCGATCTTGACCTGCTCGCAGAGAACTCGATGAAGGACGCTTGCGCACCCGGCAATCCGTTCATTCCAACCAAAGAAGAAGTGATTGCCCTGTTCCTCAAAATTCTCTAG
- the rhaD gene encoding rhamnulose-1-phosphate aldolase, which translates to MSASVIESKGYIASVEAPFIREMSEITHHMWSLGWDELNGGNVSCLLDEEEVARYINIREPQRTIKLTFPVQELAGKYFIVTGSGKYFRNVIKDPEANLGVLRVSGSGESVEVLWGLRSGAVPTSELPSHFMSHIERLKVDPSHRIVLHTHATNVIAMTFTHDLDELKFTKTLWEMCTECLVVFPDGVSVIPWMVPGSSEIGRATADKMKDYRVVIWPQHGIFVTGATMDATFGLVETIEKAAMVYNLIGGREIKQKITDRQLADLAAAFRVTPKAGILEV; encoded by the coding sequence ATGAGCGCATCCGTAATTGAATCCAAAGGTTATATCGCAAGCGTGGAAGCCCCGTTTATCCGCGAGATGTCGGAAATCACCCACCACATGTGGTCACTGGGCTGGGATGAGCTGAACGGCGGCAATGTGAGCTGCTTGCTGGATGAGGAGGAGGTAGCCCGGTATATCAACATCCGGGAGCCGCAGCGGACGATTAAACTGACGTTTCCGGTTCAGGAGCTGGCCGGCAAATATTTCATTGTCACAGGTTCGGGCAAATACTTCCGCAATGTGATCAAAGATCCGGAAGCGAATCTCGGTGTTCTGCGTGTCAGCGGCAGCGGGGAGAGCGTGGAAGTGCTGTGGGGTCTCCGGAGCGGCGCAGTGCCGACGAGCGAGCTGCCTTCGCATTTCATGAGCCACATTGAGCGGTTGAAGGTAGATCCGTCACACCGCATTGTGCTGCATACCCATGCTACGAATGTCATCGCCATGACATTCACCCATGATCTGGATGAGCTGAAATTCACCAAAACCCTGTGGGAAATGTGCACGGAATGTCTGGTCGTCTTCCCGGACGGTGTCAGTGTCATTCCTTGGATGGTTCCGGGCAGCAGTGAAATCGGTAGGGCGACTGCCGACAAAATGAAAGATTACCGTGTAGTGATCTGGCCGCAGCATGGCATTTTTGTCACCGGGGCAACGATGGACGCAACTTTTGGCCTGGTGGAAACGATTGAAAAAGCGGCAATGGTCTACAACCTGATCGGCGGCAGGGAAATCAAGCAGAAGATCACAGACCGGCAGCTGGCCGATTTGGCCGCGGCATTCCGCGTAACGCCAAAAGCAGGGATTCTGGAAGTATAG
- the rhaA gene encoding L-rhamnose isomerase — MDQSIINSYNEAKKLYAAHGIQVDEVLEKLAQIKISLHCWQGDDVKGFLFKDKELSGGIAVTGSYSGRAGTPDELRKDLEKALSLIPGKHKVNLHAIYADTEEQVDLDKLEPRHFAPWVEWAKGQGLGLDFNPTCFSHPKAADGFTLSHADKEIRSFWIQHCKASRRIAEYFGRELGQPCVTNFWVPDGYKDTPVDRLAPRMRLKESLDEVFSEEIDPKFNIDAVESKLFGIGSESYVVGSHEFYMGYGLTRGKAICLDAGHFHPTEVISNKLSSILMFSEQLLLHVSRPVRWDSDHVVTMDDELLEIARELVRGDLLGRTNIGLDFFDGSINHIAAWVIGTRNTIKALLRAMLEPVAELKAVELAGDYTSRLALAEEFKSYPFGAVWDYYCASQNTPVREQWLAEVKRYEQEVLSAR; from the coding sequence ATGGATCAGAGCATCATCAATAGTTATAACGAGGCAAAGAAATTATATGCAGCCCATGGAATCCAGGTGGATGAAGTTTTGGAGAAGCTGGCACAGATCAAAATTTCGCTGCACTGCTGGCAGGGCGATGACGTTAAAGGGTTTCTTTTTAAAGATAAAGAGCTGAGCGGAGGGATTGCAGTAACCGGCAGCTATTCTGGGCGTGCGGGTACGCCGGATGAGCTGCGCAAGGATTTGGAGAAGGCCTTGTCGCTGATTCCGGGCAAACACAAGGTGAATCTGCATGCCATCTATGCCGACACGGAAGAGCAGGTGGATTTGGATAAGCTTGAGCCGCGTCATTTTGCGCCATGGGTAGAGTGGGCCAAGGGACAGGGGCTGGGTTTGGATTTCAATCCGACCTGTTTCTCTCATCCCAAAGCGGCAGACGGATTCACCTTAAGCCATGCTGACAAGGAGATCCGCAGCTTCTGGATTCAGCACTGCAAGGCTTCGCGCCGGATTGCTGAATATTTTGGCCGCGAGCTGGGGCAGCCCTGCGTGACGAATTTCTGGGTGCCGGACGGCTATAAGGATACCCCGGTAGACCGGCTGGCTCCGCGCATGCGCCTGAAGGAATCGCTGGATGAAGTGTTCAGTGAGGAGATTGATCCGAAGTTCAACATTGATGCGGTAGAGAGCAAGCTGTTCGGGATTGGTTCAGAGAGTTATGTTGTGGGATCTCATGAATTCTATATGGGCTACGGGCTGACCCGGGGCAAGGCAATCTGCCTCGATGCCGGGCATTTTCATCCGACCGAAGTCATTTCCAATAAACTGTCTTCTATTCTGATGTTCAGTGAACAACTGCTGCTGCATGTCAGCAGACCGGTCCGCTGGGACAGCGACCATGTCGTCACCATGGATGACGAGCTGCTCGAAATCGCCCGCGAGCTTGTCCGTGGAGATTTGCTGGGCCGCACGAATATCGGCCTGGACTTTTTTGACGGCAGCATCAATCACATCGCCGCCTGGGTCATCGGCACACGCAACACCATCAAGGCACTGCTGCGGGCCATGCTGGAGCCGGTGGCAGAGCTGAAGGCGGTTGAGCTGGCTGGAGATTATACCTCCCGTCTGGCCCTGGCCGAAGAATTCAAGTCCTATCCGTTCGGTGCGGTCTGGGATTATTACTGTGCCTCGCAGAATACACCTGTCCGCGAGCAGTGGCTGGCTGAAGTGAAGCGCTATGAGCAGGAAGTGCTGTCTGCAAGATAA
- the rhaB gene encoding rhamnulokinase yields MNKHIAADIGASSGRLLLGTLKEGELSLEEIHRFSNGFKEREGSCFWDIDYLFEQIIVGLQKAKALGISECTLGIDTWAVDYVLLDADGSRIQEVYAYRDRRTVGVMEEVAAILSPETVYAKTGIQQLTFNTLYQLYAHDRKELAEADQILLVPDYLYYRLGGRKINEATNASTTQLLNLQTGDFDSELLSLLHLRREQFAPLTAPGESLGFIQESLVRQYDLPRCQLICAATHDTASAVLGVPVQKGRSAAYVSSGTWSLLGVELDYPINNPQAMAANYTNEWGAFGTYRFLKNIMGLWLIQEVRRLDGERYSFAELARLAGEAEAFRSLIPCNAPRFLNPDNMIEEIRSACAESGQPVPVTPGQLARCIFDSLAMSYRSYLQELEELTGTAVEVLQIVGGGANNALLCQLTADVIGREVLAGPTESTALGNLAVQLIHVGSVANIAEARAIIGNSFPIISYTPRPVPQLEALLDRWGALHVPVIH; encoded by the coding sequence ATGAACAAACATATCGCCGCCGATATCGGCGCCTCCAGCGGCCGCCTGCTGCTTGGAACGCTCAAGGAAGGGGAGCTCAGCCTTGAGGAAATCCACCGTTTCAGCAACGGCTTCAAGGAGCGCGAGGGCTCCTGCTTCTGGGATATTGATTATTTATTTGAGCAGATTATCGTTGGACTCCAGAAAGCCAAAGCACTGGGCATCTCGGAGTGTACGCTAGGCATCGATACCTGGGCGGTGGATTATGTGCTCCTGGATGCGGATGGAAGCCGCATCCAGGAGGTGTATGCTTACCGTGACCGCCGTACGGTGGGTGTCATGGAGGAAGTGGCTGCCATCCTTTCACCTGAAACAGTGTATGCCAAAACAGGGATTCAGCAATTAACCTTTAATACCTTATATCAATTATATGCCCATGACCGCAAAGAACTGGCCGAAGCGGATCAAATTCTGCTGGTGCCTGATTATCTCTACTATAGATTAGGCGGGCGGAAGATCAATGAGGCTACAAATGCCTCTACTACGCAACTGCTGAATTTGCAGACGGGTGATTTCGACTCCGAGCTGCTGTCGCTTCTCCATTTGCGCAGAGAGCAGTTTGCCCCGCTGACGGCTCCGGGTGAGAGTCTTGGATTTATCCAGGAGTCACTTGTCCGTCAGTATGATCTGCCCCGCTGCCAGCTGATTTGCGCTGCTACGCATGACACCGCCTCTGCGGTGCTTGGTGTACCCGTGCAAAAGGGCCGGTCTGCAGCTTACGTCAGCAGCGGCACCTGGTCGCTGCTGGGTGTGGAGCTTGACTACCCGATCAACAATCCGCAGGCGATGGCGGCGAATTACACCAACGAATGGGGAGCCTTCGGCACCTACCGGTTCCTCAAAAACATCATGGGACTCTGGCTGATCCAGGAAGTGCGCAGGCTGGACGGAGAACGCTACAGCTTCGCTGAGCTGGCCCGGCTGGCCGGAGAAGCTGAAGCCTTCCGCAGTCTGATCCCGTGCAACGCCCCGCGTTTCCTCAATCCGGACAACATGATTGAGGAAATCCGCTCCGCTTGTGCGGAGAGCGGCCAGCCTGTCCCGGTAACACCGGGACAACTCGCCCGCTGTATATTTGACAGCTTGGCCATGTCCTACCGGAGTTATCTGCAGGAGCTGGAGGAGCTTACGGGAACAGCGGTGGAGGTGCTGCAAATCGTCGGCGGCGGGGCGAATAACGCGCTGCTGTGCCAGTTGACTGCTGATGTTATCGGCAGAGAGGTGCTGGCCGGCCCCACGGAATCAACAGCACTGGGAAATCTCGCGGTTCAGCTGATTCATGTAGGTTCTGTTGCCAATATAGCCGAAGCCAGAGCGATCATCGGAAATTCTTTTCCCATTATCTCTTATACCCCGCGTCCTGTTCCGCAGCTGGAAGCGCTGCTGGACCGCTGGGGGGCTCTACATGTCCCGGTAATTCATTAG